In Thermodesulforhabdus norvegica, the DNA window CAAACCCATGTAGGAAAGATACCTTTGAACTTTTTGAAAAAGAATGTATTTGGCTCAAGTTTTCCATTTTTTAGCGCCGGTAGTGTTTCATTAATTGTGTCCGGTTGACATGAGGGGAAAAAGAGGCTTTCCTCCCGGTGAGTATTGTTAACCCTTAAGAGAAAAAGGAGGAAAGCCCCATGACTTTTAATCACGATGACATTCTTAAACTTATTGAGAGAGAGAGAGAGGTCAAGAGAGTAGTGAAAGAAACTATAGAAAATTTGGCGTTAGAAGAGAGGAGAATATACCTTGAAGAGCATCCGGAGACGAAGGGCAATGGATACTATACTAGAAGCCTCATAACGCGATTTGGAGCCGTTGATGACCTTAAGGTTCCCAGGGTCAGAGAGGGAGATTTTAGGCCCCGGATAATTCCCGAGAGAAGGAGAGCTTCAATGGATCTCGGAGATGTAATTTTGAGCCTCTTTGCATCTGGATGCAGTGTGAGAGACATTTCCCGTTTTATGGAGATAATATATGGCGCTTACTATTCTCCTGCCAGTATCAGCCGTCTTACAGATGTAACGGCTCAAGAGATGGAGAAATGGAGGAACCGTCCTGTTAAGGAGGAATATTTTGCTC includes these proteins:
- a CDS encoding IS256 family transposase, whose product is MTFNHDDILKLIEREREVKRVVKETIENLALEERRIYLEEHPETKGNGYYTRSLITRFGAVDDLKVPRVREGDFRPRIIPERRRASMDLGDVILSLFASGCSVRDISRFMEIIYGAYYSPASISRLTDVTAQEMEKWRNRPVKEEYFALYVDATFLNVRRGSVEKEPVYVVVGLNWDGTREVLGFWLFGSEGESAVNWQEIFGELIYVRGEM